A segment of the Lolium perenne isolate Kyuss_39 chromosome 3, Kyuss_2.0, whole genome shotgun sequence genome:
ATGACATATCTGCGTGCATGCACACAAGCAGGAGACAGCACTCAACCACGTTTGGATGTCGGGTCTCCTCGGTGACGGCTTCGGCGCCACTCACGGCATGATCAAGAACAACCTCATCTGGGTCGTATCAAGGATGCAAGTCCAAGTCGAACACTACCCCATATGGTACACGTTACAATAATTGACGAGCTGTCCATCGAACCTCTGTTTCCTCGCCTAATTACCACCTTGCTTTTTTTACATTGCTGTGTGTGCTGCAGGGGAGAGGTGCTGGAGATTGACACGTGGGTTGGCTCGTCGGGGAAGAATGGCATGCGCCGTGACTGGCTAATCCGTGGCCGCGGCTCCGGCAACGTCTTCGTCCGAGCAACCAGCACCTGGGTGATGATGAACAAGAACACTAGGAGGCTGTCCAAGATGCCCGACGAGGTCAGGGCCGAGATCTCTCCGTGGTTCATCGACCGGCATGCCATCCAGGATGAGGCCACCGAGAAGATCATCAAGCTAGACAGCACCGCCAAACACGTTGAATCCAATTTGAAGGTTAGCTTCATTTATTTTCGTTGCTATTACTACTCCAACTTTGCTGCATAAAAGTTGCTTATTTATATATATTTGTTCATTTGTCTGACGTTCCTAGGGACTTCAGTAGGATCGACCTGTGCAATCCCTTCTAATGCATATAGTAGTATATATTTGGGGATTGTTCGCTCCGCTGCTATCCGAATATATTCCCTTGTTTCTCACATCTATAACGACTTCAGTTTTATATTTTTAGCCGAAGCGGAGTGATCTGGATATGAACCAACACGTCAATAACGTCAAATATGTACGGTGGATGCTGGAGGTATTATATCACGCAACTTTTCTCCTGCAAGAGCATAGCACATTTATTCGTTAATATACAATTCGAACTTGATAAACTAAACAAGCGTGCCATTCATAAAAAAAACTAAACAAGAGTTCAAGCACATAGTCCTACTTTAATTTATCGATCGTATTTATTTTGTGATCATGCACAGACTATCCCCGATCAGTTCCTACAGCACCACCAGCTTCGCAGTATTATCCTGGAGTACAGGAAGGAGTGTGGGAGCTCGGATGTTGTACAATCTATTTGCCAGCCAGATGAGGGCTCAATTTCGCCTGGTGAAAACGTTAACATGGTGAGAGGACCCTTACTCTTGCCAGAAATCATCAATGGTCACCACAGCTTGGCTGGTGCACTACACCAATGGCCAACAAAGTACACGCACCTTCTGCAACTGAAAGCAAGTGATGGGTATGAGGAGATTGTAAGGGGCAGAACCACATGGAAGAAGAAGTTATAATAAGCATCCTGACCTTGATTATCTATTTAAGCTGGAAAAAGCAGCTTGTTTATTGTGTGTTTTATACATAGATGGGTACGTACATGTGTGAGCTGCTATAGCTACTTCATATGTGTATGTTCAGGATGTTATTCCTACTATATATACATGTACATGTGGCCAAGACGAAGTGTGTCCAGAAACATAGACATGCTTGTCTTGTAAGACGTTTTAATAGGCTATTTTAACCTAAAAACATCTTAGACGACTTAGGATAGGAGGTAGTACTCCTCACTTCATATGATTTCATCCTATAAAGCACTACACTAACCTATCATCCACCCGTCACCGTGCACTAGACGGGCTGCTATTTTGAGTGAAAAGAATTAACAGAAAGGAAAATACTACACAACAGACAGAGGATATATAGAATGTGCTACGTTAGAGGGTTGGTCGAGCTCCTCACACGCGTCCAACTTGTGGAGGCTTTTTATGGTAGGGATGCGTAAACGTCAATCGCTCAGCCCGGTGGATCCTATGGTCCAAATTGACAAATACTTGTTGACTATAGGACTAGTATTTTTTTCTACCAAGGGCTAAATTTGGTAGATGCACATGTCAAGTCTCTCACCTAAGAACCTTCCATATAATAGTTAGTTTTCTTATGTTAACCTTCGTTTATTTTTTTAACCTTTTTTATAGAAGTTTCCTATAAAAGAAATTACGTGTATGATACGAGGACCCTACTTGATCCTCTCGGGgtttgcccgatctttcacagcgagacaaCCGGTAGATAGAATCTCCCAATCACGCGTGGAACACAAcctgaagatgagggatgaatcca
Coding sequences within it:
- the LOC127326977 gene encoding palmitoyl-acyl carrier protein thioesterase, chloroplastic → MAHTLPSSIYCSRVLIRCSSSERGGQHRSNAAVRVNGAAHRTPLQVGSALETSINRSLAELSAPLLTTVDGQERSRQNIPTEKQAEDPFRQAQIVEGGVRYQQTVVVRSYEVGPDKTATLETLLNLLQETALNHVWMSGLLGDGFGATHGMIKNNLIWVVSRMQVQVEHYPIWGEVLEIDTWVGSSGKNGMRRDWLIRGRGSGNVFVRATSTWVMMNKNTRRLSKMPDEVRAEISPWFIDRHAIQDEATEKIIKLDSTAKHVESNLKPKRSDLDMNQHVNNVKYVRWMLETIPDQFLQHHQLRSIILEYRKECGSSDVVQSICQPDEGSISPGENVNMVRGPLLLPEIINGHHSLAGALHQWPTKYTHLLQLKASDGYEEIVRGRTTWKKKL